Below is a window of Bacteroidales bacterium DNA.
ACCTTTGCAGATTGATGAGCCAACTATCAGCATGCTGTTTACCATTAACAATTCGCCATTTTACGGAAGAGAAGGAAAATTTATTACATCACGTCATCTGAGGGAAAGGTTGTTCAGGGAAACGGAAAAGAACCTTGCCCTGAAAGTCATTGAAACAGAATCACCTGATGAACTGCTGGTTTACGGAAGAGGCATTCTCCATCTTTCCATCCTGATAGAAACTATGCGCAGAGAGGGATATGAACTACAGATAGGACAGCCGCAGGTGATTATAAAGAAAATTAACGGCATTGACCACGAGCCGGTTGAAACTCTCACAGTCCATGTGCCGGAAGAATATTCGGGCAAAGTGATTGAGGTGGTCACCCAGCGCAAGGGTGAAATTGTAAAAATTGAAACCAAAGGAGACCGAATTCATCTTGAATTCACCATTCCTTCGCGGGGCATTATCGGCTTGCGAAACGTCATTCTCACTGTAACCGAGGGTGAAGCCATTATGGCACACCGCTTTAAAACCTACGAACCCTGGAAAGGCGAGATTGCCGGAAGAAGAAGCGGCTCGCTCATTGCTATGGAAACCGGTGTAGCTGTTGCCTATTCAATTAACAAACTCCAGGACCGTGGAACCTTTTTCATTCATCCCAA
It encodes the following:
- a CDS encoding translational GTPase TypA translates to PLQIDEPTISMLFTINNSPFYGREGKFITSRHLRERLFRETEKNLALKVIETESPDELLVYGRGILHLSILIETMRREGYELQIGQPQVIIKKINGIDHEPVETLTVHVPEEYSGKVIEVVTQRKGEIVKIETKGDRIHLEFTIPSRGIIGLRNVILTVTEGEAIMAHRFKTYEPWKGEIAGRRSGSLIAMETGVAVAYSINKLQDRGTFFIHPNEEVYAGQVIGEHIRQDDLLVNVTKTKKLTNIRAAGSDEKIFITPAVKFSLEEAMEFIAKDEYLEVTPRSLRIRKIILDEHERKRASR